A genomic region of Corticium candelabrum chromosome 22, ooCorCand1.1, whole genome shotgun sequence contains the following coding sequences:
- the LOC134197107 gene encoding ras-related protein RabC-like, with protein MARKPKSDVSLKLLVLGAPGTGKTRFIERYCRSSFHSTEIGDVTIKTMKIKGIRFTISFWDTSSKQLIPPPGNTSPTSFVARGSHGAIVLYDITNAKSLDDVVPDVEQFVSTTGSETKLVLVGNKSDLAVESRAVSIKDAGEFARHHKMVGVLEVSAKKNRGFEQVMDLLLDSIYRDMNTKSTEMSVKVERTYDPDLDSHGVRSRSKCTCTL; from the exons ATGGCGAGAAAGCCCAAAAGTGACGTCTCACTCAAACTCCTCGTGCTGGGAGCTCCAGGAACTGGAAAAACGCGTTTCATCGAACGTTACTGCCGCTCATCATTCCACTCTACAGAAATCGGCGACGTCACGATCAAAACAATGAAAATCAAAGGCATCCGATTCACA ATTTCTTTTTGGGATACGAGCAGTAAGCAACTGATTCCGCCGCCTGGTAATACGAGCCCGACGTCGTTTGTTGCACGCGGTTCTCACGGTGCTATCGTATTGTATGACATCACCAATGCAAAGAGTTTGGATGACGTAGTCCCGGATGTTGAGCAGTTTGTTAGCACAACTGGGAGTGAGACAAAGTTGGTGTTGGTGGGAAATAAGAGCGACCTGGCGGTGGAGTCTCGGGCTGTGAGTATAAAAGATGCCGGGGAATTTGCTCGGCATCATAAGATGGTGGGTGTGTTGGAGGTGTCGGCCAAGAAAAATCGAGGATTCGAGCAGGTGATGGACCTCCTACTCGATTCCATCTATAGAGACATGAATACAAAGAGTACCGAGATGTCTGTCAAAGTGGAGAGAACTTATGATCCCGATCTTGACTCTCACGGTGTCAGGAGTCGCTCCAAATGCACCTGCACTCTCTAG
- the LOC134197106 gene encoding pre-mRNA-splicing factor ISY1 homolog, whose product MARNSEKAMAMLNRWIKMKQDEGKPKNKRPFLASECDNVNDAERWRRDIVKDVGRKISQIQNPGLGEFKIRDLNDEINRLLRLKRVWEYRIRELGGPDYAKFGPKMLDYEGREIPGNRGYKYFGAAKDLPGVRELFEQEPAPAPKKTRGELYRDVDADYYGYRDEDDGVLLPLEQEAEQNAITAAVKEWEKQREQGGGGEASSEEEEEENIYVAAAEDSDEDGGSGNEGDPDDPSLVHVPSQEEVEEMLVKKRKQELLDKYASEQLISQGNEAKTLLGL is encoded by the exons GGCTATGCTGAACCGTTGGATCAAAATGAAACAAGACGAGGGCAAACCAAAGAACAAGCGCCCTTTCCTTGCCTCTGAATGTGACAATGTGAACGACGCAGAGCGTTGGAGACGAGAC ATTGTGAAAGACGTTGGAAGGAAAATCTCGCAGATTCAAAACC CTGGATTGGGAGAATTCAAAATTCGCGATCTCAACGACGAAATCAACAGACTGCTGAGACTAAAGCGAGTGTGGGAGTATCGCATTCGAGAGTTAGGGGGCCCCGACTATGCG AAATTTGGTCCGAAGATGCTTGATTACGAAGGGCGAGAGATTCCCGGCAATCGAGGCTACAA GTATTTTGGTGCAGCAAAGGATCTACCGGGTGTTAGAGAATTATTTGAACAAGAAC CTGCTCCTGCACCTAAGAAGACGAGAGGTGAGCTGTATCGTGATGTAGACGCCGACTATTATggatatagagatgaagacgATGGTGTGTTGCTTCCATTGGAGCAAGAAGCTGAACAGAACG CCATAACTGCTGCTGTGAAAGAGTGGGAGAAACAGAGGGAACagggtggtggtggtgaaGCGAGCAGcgaggaggaagaggaggagaaCATCTATGTGGCTGCAGCAGAAGAT TCTGACGAAGACGGTGGCAGCGGCAATGAAGGTGACCCCGACGACCCATCCCTCGTGCACGTACCATCTCAAGAAGAG GTCGAAGAGATGCTCGTCAAGAAGAGGAAACAAGAACTACTGGACAAATACGCAAGCGAGCAGCTCATATCACAAGGCAACGAGGCAAAGACACTTCTCGGACTCTAA